The DNA region TAAACCCGTAATCATGATGCTGGCTCCGCCCATTGTTAAGAAGGATAATGAAAATAAAACTGTATGAATCATTCAAAAGCGAAGTGATAACGAAAAATGATTTAAAAGACAGTAGACAGAAATAACAAGTAGCAATATAAAAATTACATCAAAGTCTGCTTCACAATCAAGATATAAACACACAGAGAAGTCAAAAGACAGTATACATCACCCTGAAAAAAAACTAGAAAACATTGGAAAAGCTGAAATGTAACATTACACCAATTAAGGCAAAACAACAACTACTAATATAGTAGAATGGAGATGAAAGATAATTAGTTGGATGGAGGAGGTGAAAGTGTAGGAATTGTGGGAATACTTGGAAGTGAGGGCATGTTGGGAATGGCAGGCATTGGTGGCAGAGTCATTTTCGGTACAGAGGGCAATGTAGGCAAAGATGCACCGCTTGGCAATGGTGGCATTGCTGTAGGTAAGTTGGGAATATTTGGCAATTGTGGCATTGTTGGCTGAGGCAATGATGGGATCGTAGGCAAGTTAGGAAGTTGCAGTAGGCTACGAGCAGCATGACTTGTCGATATGCTTGATAAGGACAATAATGCTATGATCACGAAGAGGATTGAGCAATTGCTGGAAGCAGCCATTGTTGTATAATTAACTAGATTGCTTTCTTTTACAAGAAATAATGTTATGTTGTGACTTGAGTTGATGAGATTGATCATACTAAAGGGTATATATAGGGAAAGTTCTTGAGGGAGTAGAAGGATTTGGTGAGATGTTGGCTGAAGAAGCATAACCTCTAATTTCTAATTACTCTATTGTTAGTTAATCTTCATGAATGTTGGTTTGAGGACCATGCTCCAACTTTTAAGTCAATAAGTTTTCTAAGAGTAGTTAGCATAGATAAAATTTGGATCAACCATATTTTGTGGACAATTGAGTAACACAGTAACCAAATTAATCCAAATTAATGTCGCGTAGGACCCATTAAGTGTGAGTGCTCCGTACCAAGGGCTTCTTCAGAACTCGAGCCCGAAACATTTGGTTACGGGTGAAAGAATGTCATCCATCCGACCACACCCGTGTAATTGTTTATTGTTTCTCTTTTTAAATCTGCTAGTAGTTTCTTGTATAGGACTGTTGTCTATTGATCCTTCCGATGTTGTTCAACTACCTAGGCGATGTTTGCTTGCCTAATATATGATTGTCAAATAACTAATCAGCTCAACAGTATTAATCTAACACAGTTACATGTGTGTGTTAATGTCCTCGGAAGAAATACAATATGCTTAATTCTTAGGGAGCTAAACATAGTGAACTCATAAGTACTATATATTCCTCTTGATTAAGCAAATGCTTGGGTTCTTTACTTTTTAGGAACAAGTCAAAAAATTCTGAAAAATGAATGCGAATTAATCAaatggcataatacataaacagcaGGCTCTCAAATTTGGGCTCAGCTGGCAAGTATATCCTCCAACTTTGAGTGTGCACAAGTACCCCTCAACTCGTTTTAAGTTGAacatgtaaacacaaatgctgatgtgacacataaattttgaaGGTGTCTAGAttatcattttgtaagttggagtgttca from Lycium barbarum isolate Lr01 chromosome 10, ASM1917538v2, whole genome shotgun sequence includes:
- the LOC132613445 gene encoding protein PELPK2-like; translated protein: MAASSNCSILFVIIALLSLSSISTSHAARSLLQLPNLPTIPSLPQPTMPQLPNIPNLPTAMPPLPSGASLPTLPSVPKMTLPPMPAIPNMPSLPSIPTIPTLSPPPSN